The proteins below come from a single Triticum aestivum cultivar Chinese Spring chromosome 5D, IWGSC CS RefSeq v2.1, whole genome shotgun sequence genomic window:
- the LOC123120286 gene encoding cation/calcium exchanger 5 has translation MASLPYTAAACASVRADPAPGLLNYAAVHSCLLRADRRLSLPVLALLLLLHFRFLAVAAGAHFSPAVSRLASRLRLSPSMAAVTLLALGNGAPDAFASAAALRGEGGLPRAGLAAILSAGAFVSAFVVGAVSLIAAPFAVPPASFTRDVFLYLLAASALFYIYLSAEIFLWQAVGLVLFYVFFVGLVFYMDLGAAGKAVSSAEQETANGMSRGAMDLPVSVEHQKQRKASLWTVLTKVTRVWDWPVTFLLKLTIPSTLPSEWNKFYVCANICLCPLILLYSFSSFIPLDSRIVFLLPQIRFPLWSVVLLVSFCLALSHFRFEKESPETENIASTLISFVMSVFWISTMAGELLNCLAAIGVIMDLPPAILGMTVLAWGNSVGDLVADVALAKNGQPTIAIAGCFAGPMFNMLVGLGTALVMQTAGVYPKAFVLEFHVGIVVAFVFLLLSLMATLLVVTWARFRVPRFWGYCLMGLYILFTIVSIAIGSSSG, from the exons ATGGCCTCCCTCCCATacaccgccgccgcctgcgcctccGTCAGAGCCGACCCCGCCCCGGGACTCCTCAACTACGCAGCCGTCCACTCCTGCCTCCTGCGCGCCGACCGCCGCCTCTCCCTCCCCGTcctcgcgctcctcctcctcctccacttccGCTTCCTCGCCGTGGCCGCGGGGGCCCACTTCTCCCCCGCCGTCTCCCGCCTCGCGTCCCGCCTCCGCCTCTCCCCGTCCATGGCCGCCGTTACGCTCCTCGCGCTCGGAAACGGCGCCCCAGATGCGTTTGCTTCCGCTGCCGCGCTACGCGGCGAGGGCGGGCTGCCCCGGGCCGGGCTGGCCGCCATCCTCTCCGCGGGCGCCTTCGTGTCCGCGTTTGTCGTCGGCGCCGTCTCCCTTATCGCCGCGCCCTTCGCTGTCCCGCCGGCTTCATTCACGCGCGACGTCTTCTTATACCTTCTCGCCGCGTCGGCGCTTTTCTACATCTACCTCAGCGCCGAGATATTTCTGTGGCAGGCCGTCGGGCTCGTGCTCTTCTATGTCTTCTTCGTCGGCTTAGTGTTTTATATGGATTTGGGCGCGGCGGGAAAGGCAGTCAGCTCTGCCGAGCAGGAGACAGCGAATGGCATGAGCCGCGGGGCGATGGACTTGCCAGTCTCAGTGGAGCATCAGAAGCAACGCAAAGCTAGTTTGTGGACGGTGCTCACCAAG GTAACAAGAGTTTGGGATTGGCCTGTGACATTTCTTTTGAAGCTCACGATACCGTCAACGCTTCCTTCTGAATGGAACAAATTTTACGTCTGTGCAAACATCTGTCTATGCCCTCTCATACTACTATATTCTTTTAGCTCATTCATTCCATTGGATAGCCGAATAGTATTTCTTCTCCCTCAAATCCGCTTCCCCCTCTGGTCTGTTGTGCTTCTGGTTAGCTTTTGTTTGGCTCTATCCCACTTTCGTTTTGAGAAAGAATCACCAGAAACAGAAAACATTGCAAGTACCCTCATATCATTTGTAATGAGCGTCTTCTGGATCTCAACCATGGCCGGAGAGCTCCTGAACTGCCTGGCAGCAATTGGAGTTATTATGGATCTCCCTCCAGCTATACTTGGCATGACAGTCTTGGCATGGGGGAATTCTGTTGGTGATCTTGTtgctgatgtggcattggccaaGAACGGCCAACCTACAATCGCCATTGCTGGCTGTTTTGCTGGCCCAATGTTCAACATGCTTGTTGGATTAGGAACTGCCCTAGTGATGCAGACAGCAGGAGTGTATCCCAAAGCCTTTGTACTTGAATTCCATGTTGGAATTGTTGTTGCATTTGTGTTTCTTCTTCTGAGCTTGATGGCAACCCTGTTGGTGGTAACCTGGGCCAGATTCCGGGTACCCAGATTCTGGGGCTACTGCCTAATGGGGCTCTACATATTGTTTACCATAGTGAGTATCGCCATTGGGAGCTCTTCTGGATGA